One Eubacteriales bacterium mix99 genomic window carries:
- the nusA gene encoding transcription termination factor NusA produces the protein MSGEFLEAIEQICREKGVDKDVLLEAIEAALVSAYKKNFGSAPNVKVIIDRQAGDVRVFSQRKVVPEVQDSLLEIDGTEARKLSPGAQLDDIVDVEVTPRHFGRIAAQNAKQVVVQRIREAEREQIFNKYSEQENEIVTGLVQRVEKRNVFIDLDKTEAILPPGEQMPGERYRVNNRLKVYITEVKRTTKGPQITVSRSHPGLVKRLFELEVPEIAEGEVLIKNISREAGSRTKISVYAEDPNIDPVGSCVGHRGIRVQKVVEELRGEKIDIIKWSEDPMEYISSALSPARVLNVLPSSSEKSAMVIVPDNQLSLAIGKEGQNARLAAKLTGWKIDIKSESQIRPSYEDPIPEEMNEQMGGQEQVDPEDGEPD, from the coding sequence ATGTCTGGGGAGTTTTTAGAAGCGATTGAGCAAATATGCCGGGAAAAGGGCGTTGACAAGGACGTCCTGCTGGAGGCCATCGAAGCGGCCCTGGTATCCGCATATAAAAAGAATTTTGGCTCTGCGCCCAATGTGAAGGTAATCATTGATCGTCAGGCCGGAGATGTCCGGGTATTTTCCCAAAGGAAAGTCGTGCCGGAAGTCCAGGATTCCCTGCTGGAGATTGACGGGACAGAAGCCAGGAAACTAAGCCCCGGAGCCCAGCTGGATGACATCGTGGATGTGGAAGTAACTCCCAGGCACTTCGGCAGAATCGCAGCTCAGAATGCAAAGCAGGTTGTCGTGCAACGTATCCGTGAAGCGGAAAGGGAACAGATTTTCAATAAATACAGTGAGCAGGAAAATGAAATTGTAACCGGATTGGTTCAACGTGTGGAGAAGCGGAACGTATTCATTGATCTGGATAAAACGGAAGCCATCCTTCCTCCTGGTGAGCAGATGCCGGGAGAGAGGTACCGGGTCAACAATCGCCTTAAGGTCTATATCACGGAGGTAAAAAGAACGACAAAGGGGCCGCAGATTACAGTTTCCCGCTCTCATCCCGGTCTGGTCAAGCGATTGTTTGAGCTGGAGGTTCCGGAAATAGCGGAAGGAGAAGTATTAATAAAAAATATTTCGCGGGAAGCAGGTTCCCGTACCAAAATCTCGGTTTATGCGGAAGATCCGAACATTGATCCGGTTGGATCCTGCGTCGGCCACAGAGGAATTCGTGTCCAGAAAGTCGTTGAGGAACTCCGTGGGGAAAAGATTGATATCATCAAATGGAGTGAAGATCCTATGGAGTATATATCCAGTGCCCTGAGTCCTGCCAGGGTTCTGAATGTTTTGCCTTCCTCATCGGAAAAATCCGCCATGGTCATTGTACCGGACAATCAATTGTCACTTGCCATTGGGAAGGAAGGACAAAACGCCAGACTGGCTGCCAAGTTGACAGGCTGGAAGATTGACATAAAAAGTGAATCCCAGATCCGTCCATCCTATGAAGATCCGATACCGGAAGAGATGAATGAACAAATGGGAGGGCAGGAGCAGGTGGATCCGGAGGACGGTGAACCCGATTGA
- the rimP gene encoding ribosome maturation factor RimP, with protein MSKGRVEHLTEQMALPVVEDLNCELVDIEYKKEGSQWYLRIYIDKQPDGVTVEDCQAVSERLGELLDENDPIPHSYFLEVSSPGLDRILKKDSDFERYKGSRVDVSLYRPRKGKKKFTGELIGWKDDQLIIRDQKEVYSFPRSEVAVVRLSIEF; from the coding sequence ATGTCAAAAGGCAGAGTGGAGCACCTGACGGAGCAGATGGCACTTCCCGTCGTGGAGGACTTGAACTGCGAGTTGGTGGATATTGAGTACAAAAAGGAAGGAAGCCAATGGTACCTGCGTATCTATATCGACAAACAACCCGATGGGGTAACAGTGGAGGATTGTCAGGCAGTAAGTGAACGGCTCGGGGAATTGCTGGACGAGAACGATCCGATTCCTCACAGCTATTTTCTGGAGGTTTCTTCTCCGGGGTTGGACCGGATTCTGAAAAAAGATTCTGATTTTGAACGATACAAAGGCTCCAGGGTAGATGTTTCCCTGTACCGGCCAAGGAAAGGCAAAAAAAAGTTTACAGGCGAACTGATTGGATGGAAGGACGATCAATTGATAATCCGGGATCAGAAAGAAGTCTATTCCTTCCCGCGATCAGAGGTTGCTGTTGTCAGATTGTCGATAGAATTTTAA
- the rseP gene encoding RIP metalloprotease RseP, translated as MKILISLAFFSIMIMIHEVGHFLVARSVGIYAEELSIGMGPRLLKIPGKETEYSLRLLPIGGYVRFLGEDEDSDDPRAFNNTKVWKRIAVVVAGPLMNILLAVVLLTVSSFTFGIYDADLPIIEDVISGYPAEKAGLHPGDRILSVGDMDVSRLKDSEAVQKIRSYINENGSDPFRVTFERSGQTKHLNVVPSYDKENNRYQLGFYFKVRTRKPGFFEAIGMSFQQTFQLIGVMLTALKDLIFSGTGINGLTGPVGIVGEIGKAAQAGIQQLLNLGIVITINLGIMNLVPFPALDGGKLLLLVVEGLRGKPMDQNREGYFNLIGFVLLMILMVVVTYKDIIRF; from the coding sequence ATGAAGATTTTAATCTCTTTGGCCTTTTTCAGTATCATGATAATGATTCACGAAGTGGGACATTTTTTGGTTGCCAGGAGTGTTGGAATTTATGCCGAGGAATTATCCATTGGTATGGGGCCAAGATTGTTGAAGATTCCCGGTAAGGAAACGGAATATTCCCTGCGTCTGTTGCCCATAGGCGGTTATGTGCGGTTTTTGGGGGAAGACGAAGACAGTGATGATCCCAGGGCATTCAATAACACCAAAGTATGGAAAAGGATAGCTGTCGTTGTTGCAGGTCCACTGATGAATATCCTGCTGGCGGTTGTGTTGCTGACGGTTTCTTCCTTTACGTTCGGCATCTATGATGCGGACCTTCCCATCATAGAAGATGTCATTTCCGGTTATCCTGCCGAAAAGGCCGGTTTGCATCCGGGGGACCGCATTTTATCTGTTGGGGATATGGATGTTTCCAGATTGAAGGATTCGGAAGCCGTGCAGAAAATCCGTTCCTATATCAATGAAAACGGATCGGATCCATTTCGGGTTACCTTTGAACGAAGCGGGCAAACAAAGCATCTGAATGTTGTTCCCAGCTACGATAAGGAAAACAACCGGTATCAACTTGGCTTTTATTTCAAGGTACGGACCAGAAAACCAGGATTCTTTGAAGCGATTGGCATGTCGTTTCAGCAAACCTTCCAGTTAATCGGCGTGATGCTTACCGCACTGAAGGACCTGATCTTTTCCGGGACTGGCATAAATGGCCTGACAGGCCCGGTGGGTATTGTCGGTGAAATCGGGAAGGCAGCCCAGGCCGGGATACAGCAGCTTCTGAATCTGGGCATTGTTATTACGATTAATCTGGGAATCATGAATCTGGTCCCCTTTCCGGCACTGGACGGAGGAAAGCTGCTTTTGCTTGTAGTGGAAGGCCTGCGGGGGAAGCCCATGGATCAGAACAGGGAAGGCTATTTTAACCTGATCGGCTTTGTCCTGCTGATGATATTGATGGTTGTGGTAACCTACAAGGATATCATACGATTCTGA
- a CDS encoding 1-deoxy-D-xylulose-5-phosphate reductoisomerase, with translation MKRIAVLGSTGSIGTQALDILGQYPTEFEIKALCAYENIDVLEKQVLRFHPGKVGVVLPERAKALKSRLPHKTAVLSGRKAMTEIASLPDIDMVLVAVVGISGLEATIASLEAGNCVALANKESLVTGGQLVMDAAQKTDTRILPVDSEHSAIFQCLQGNPGGKGKAHPFWAPGESDPPPIRRILLTASGGPFRGYDRERLRHVRVSSALKHPRWNMGKKVTVDSATLINKGLEVIEARWLFGVDLDQIEVLVHPQSIIHSMVEFPDGAILAQMGMPDMRLPILYAFTWPERFPTRLSSVDFFKLGSLTFEKPDVSRFPGLALAMEAARIGGTMPTVMNAANEVAVQKFLKESISFPDIPQIVEKAMGSHRVVSSPSLEDILGADQETRDLLQ, from the coding sequence ATTAAAAGAATTGCTGTACTTGGCTCCACCGGTTCCATTGGAACCCAGGCTCTGGACATTTTGGGACAATACCCGACGGAATTTGAAATCAAGGCCTTATGCGCCTATGAAAATATCGATGTACTGGAAAAGCAGGTTCTGCGGTTTCATCCCGGGAAAGTCGGTGTTGTTCTTCCCGAAAGGGCCAAAGCTCTGAAAAGCCGGCTTCCCCATAAGACGGCAGTCCTGTCAGGAAGAAAAGCCATGACAGAAATTGCCTCTCTTCCGGATATCGACATGGTCCTGGTGGCGGTTGTGGGAATTTCCGGTCTGGAGGCCACCATTGCATCCCTTGAGGCGGGGAACTGTGTTGCCCTGGCGAACAAGGAATCCCTGGTGACCGGCGGACAGTTGGTCATGGATGCAGCTCAAAAAACGGATACCAGGATTCTGCCTGTGGACAGTGAGCATTCCGCTATATTCCAATGTCTTCAGGGAAATCCCGGAGGAAAGGGGAAGGCCCATCCCTTCTGGGCTCCCGGAGAATCGGACCCTCCGCCCATCCGCAGGATCTTATTGACTGCCTCCGGTGGTCCTTTCCGCGGGTATGACCGGGAACGTCTCCGCCATGTCCGGGTTTCCAGTGCTTTGAAACATCCCAGGTGGAATATGGGAAAGAAAGTTACAGTGGATTCCGCCACACTGATCAACAAGGGGCTGGAAGTCATTGAGGCAAGATGGCTTTTTGGAGTGGATTTGGATCAGATCGAAGTTCTGGTCCATCCCCAAAGCATCATTCACTCCATGGTGGAGTTTCCGGACGGTGCGATTCTTGCTCAGATGGGGATGCCGGATATGAGGCTGCCCATTCTCTACGCCTTTACATGGCCGGAACGTTTTCCCACCCGGCTGTCTTCTGTCGACTTTTTTAAGCTGGGGAGTCTTACCTTTGAAAAACCGGATGTTTCCCGGTTTCCGGGCCTGGCTCTGGCAATGGAAGCTGCCCGGATCGGCGGTACCATGCCGACAGTGATGAATGCCGCCAACGAGGTCGCCGTGCAGAAATTTTTGAAAGAATCCATATCCTTTCCGGATATTCCCCAAATCGTGGAGAAGGCCATGGGATCCCATCGGGTGGTTTCTTCCCCTTCTCTGGAGGATATTCTTGGGGCGGATCAGGAAACCAGAGATCTATTACAATAA
- a CDS encoding phosphatidate cytidylyltransferase, translated as MSELKTRILFGGIGVLLLILMLWIGGWVFDLFLVAIALIGAREIYSAFGKKGYVPQGRAGYLMIVIFYLQHLHWSGKYDFVFTMAMVIFSLSLCVWKKDVHPNDMAVTVLGFFYPGIAMVFAFLLRDFTHENYLLILALASTFATDTVAYFVGRKFGRKKLCPSISPGKTVEGSAGGLAGSVLFVILTGIVLNMVYHSHIAWIHFAAIGLLGGSVSQIGDLTASAIKRYCGIKDYGNIIPGHGGVLDRIDSLLFTLPVVYIYSLLFLI; from the coding sequence ATGAGTGAGCTGAAAACCAGAATATTGTTTGGCGGGATTGGCGTGCTCCTTTTGATTTTGATGCTCTGGATCGGAGGATGGGTATTTGATCTGTTTCTGGTCGCAATCGCGCTGATCGGTGCCAGGGAGATTTATTCTGCTTTTGGCAAAAAGGGATACGTGCCTCAAGGTCGGGCCGGTTATCTGATGATTGTTATTTTCTATCTGCAGCATCTGCATTGGTCAGGCAAATATGATTTTGTCTTTACAATGGCCATGGTAATTTTTTCATTGTCCCTGTGCGTATGGAAAAAGGATGTACATCCCAATGATATGGCTGTAACGGTGCTTGGCTTTTTCTATCCCGGCATAGCCATGGTGTTTGCATTCCTTCTCCGGGATTTTACGCATGAGAATTACCTGCTGATATTGGCTCTGGCATCCACTTTTGCCACAGATACGGTTGCTTATTTTGTCGGAAGGAAATTCGGCAGGAAAAAGTTATGTCCTTCCATCAGCCCCGGTAAGACAGTGGAAGGAAGTGCAGGCGGTCTGGCAGGCAGTGTCCTTTTTGTTATCCTGACCGGGATTGTTTTAAACATGGTGTATCATAGTCATATTGCCTGGATCCATTTTGCCGCCATTGGCCTGCTGGGTGGTTCCGTTTCCCAGATAGGGGATTTGACGGCTTCTGCCATCAAGAGATATTGCGGGATAAAGGATTATGGGAATATCATACCGGGGCACGGCGGAGTTCTGGATCGGATTGACAGCTTGTTGTTCACCCTGCCTGTGGTATATATTTATTCCCTGTTATTTTTGATTTGA
- a CDS encoding isoprenyl transferase yields the protein MGLKSLAMGKNRKHSRDLYAKVRSKPLPVHVAIIMDGNGRWANLRSLPRTTGHRRGVETLRSVIRTSSELGIRYLTLYAFSTENWKRPKSEVRYLMSLIVEFLQKEIEELNENGVRIHMLGQLEELPSDAGKEIRKAMETTRRNKGLQVNIAINYGSRMEIILAARAIAEDVSRGRLSVKDIDEEQFSHYLETDGIPDPDLLIRTGGEYRLSNFLLFQSAYTELLFTRKDLYWPDFTRDQYLKALAEYQKRVRKFGGIK from the coding sequence ATGGGTTTAAAAAGTCTTGCTATGGGAAAAAATAGAAAACATAGCCGGGATTTGTATGCAAAGGTCCGCTCCAAACCGTTACCAGTGCATGTTGCCATCATTATGGACGGGAACGGCCGTTGGGCCAATCTCCGGAGTTTACCAAGAACGACAGGGCACCGCCGGGGTGTGGAAACCCTGCGCAGTGTCATCCGGACATCTTCAGAACTGGGTATCCGATATTTGACACTCTATGCTTTTTCCACGGAAAACTGGAAGAGACCAAAGTCGGAAGTCCGCTACCTGATGTCTCTTATCGTGGAGTTCCTGCAGAAAGAGATTGAGGAGCTGAACGAAAATGGAGTAAGGATCCATATGCTGGGCCAATTGGAGGAGCTCCCTTCCGATGCGGGGAAGGAGATCCGCAAAGCCATGGAAACAACTCGCAGAAACAAGGGCCTGCAGGTAAACATTGCAATCAATTATGGAAGCAGAATGGAGATTATCCTGGCTGCAAGGGCGATTGCGGAAGATGTATCCCGTGGCAGGCTTTCCGTGAAAGACATTGATGAGGAACAGTTCTCTCATTACCTGGAGACGGATGGCATACCGGACCCCGATTTGCTGATACGGACCGGCGGTGAATATCGTCTAAGCAATTTTCTGCTTTTTCAGTCCGCCTATACGGAACTGCTTTTTACAAGAAAGGATCTTTATTGGCCGGATTTCACCCGGGATCAGTACTTAAAAGCTCTTGCCGAGTATCAGAAACGGGTACGGAAATTCGGAGGAATTAAGTGA
- the frr gene encoding ribosome recycling factor: MEEVYKEANSKMLKTLQVLKSNLAAIRAGRANPHLLDRIVVDYYGTPTPLNQIGNISTPEPRQLVIAPWESRMIPLVEKEILKSDIGITPNNDGKVIRLIFPELTEERRKGLVKTVSQYAEESKIAIRAIRREANDTIKKQKKQSEITEDEQKSWENKIQDLTDDHIKKVDEIVKDKEKEILEF; the protein is encoded by the coding sequence ATGGAGGAAGTGTACAAAGAAGCAAACAGCAAAATGTTGAAAACATTGCAGGTGTTGAAATCCAATTTGGCAGCCATAAGAGCCGGCAGAGCAAATCCTCATTTGTTGGACCGCATTGTGGTGGACTATTATGGCACTCCCACTCCGCTCAATCAGATTGGAAATATCTCCACTCCGGAGCCGAGGCAACTGGTTATTGCTCCCTGGGAGTCCAGGATGATCCCCTTGGTGGAAAAGGAGATCCTGAAATCGGATATCGGCATCACTCCCAACAACGATGGGAAGGTCATCCGACTTATTTTCCCGGAATTGACAGAAGAAAGAAGAAAGGGACTGGTAAAAACCGTAAGCCAATATGCGGAAGAATCCAAGATTGCCATCCGCGCCATCCGGAGAGAGGCCAATGATACCATAAAAAAGCAGAAAAAGCAGTCTGAGATTACAGAAGATGAACAAAAGAGCTGGGAGAACAAAATTCAGGATCTGACCGATGATCACATTAAAAAGGTGGACGAAATCGTAAAGGATAAAGAAAAGGAGATACTGGAATTTTAA
- the pyrH gene encoding UMP kinase — MNVENTNKPIYNRVVLKLSGEALAGRAGHGFDYDILNDISDEVIEINNLGVQVAIVVGGGNIWRGRSGVGMDRSTADYMGMLATVINALAMQDALENKGMQTRVQTAIEMREVAEPYIRRRAIRHLEKGRVVIFAGGTGNPFFSTDTTAALRAAEIEAEVILLAKNIDAVYDDDPNKNPNAKKLDRIRYIEVINRGLAVMDTTAITLCMENRIPIQVFGLKKKGNIKAAVLGKRIGTVIKEE; from the coding sequence ATGAATGTAGAAAACACCAACAAACCCATCTATAACAGAGTCGTGCTGAAGCTGAGCGGTGAGGCGCTTGCCGGCAGGGCAGGCCACGGCTTTGATTACGATATCCTGAACGATATCTCCGATGAAGTCATTGAAATCAACAATCTGGGCGTACAGGTTGCCATTGTTGTCGGAGGCGGCAATATCTGGCGAGGGCGAAGCGGCGTCGGCATGGACCGGAGTACAGCGGATTACATGGGCATGCTTGCCACAGTCATCAATGCCCTTGCCATGCAGGATGCCCTGGAGAACAAAGGCATGCAGACCCGGGTCCAGACAGCCATTGAAATGCGGGAGGTAGCAGAGCCCTACATCCGGAGAAGGGCAATCCGCCATCTGGAGAAAGGAAGAGTTGTTATTTTTGCCGGTGGTACAGGAAATCCTTTCTTTTCAACGGATACCACAGCAGCTCTGCGTGCTGCGGAGATCGAAGCAGAAGTGATCCTGCTTGCCAAGAACATCGATGCGGTTTACGATGATGATCCCAATAAAAATCCAAATGCGAAAAAGCTGGACCGCATCCGTTATATTGAAGTCATTAACCGCGGCCTGGCCGTTATGGATACCACAGCCATTACCCTGTGCATGGAAAACAGAATACCGATACAGGTCTTTGGCCTGAAAAAGAAAGGCAATATAAAAGCTGCAGTATTGGGTAAAAGAATCGGAACGGTGATAAAGGAGGAATAA
- the tsf gene encoding translation elongation factor Ts yields the protein MISASSVKELREMTGAGIMDCKRALQEADGNKEKAIDILREKGISAAAKKADRIAAEGIVESYIHMGGKIGVLVEVNCETDFVAKTPEFKSFVRDIAMHVAATNPQYLSKEDVPEKDVARESEILRAQALSEGKPEKIVDRMVEGRLEKYFKEICLLEQAFVKDPDKTIQDIVNEQIARIGENIRIRRFVRYEMGEGLEKRQNDFAKEVMDQAQG from the coding sequence ATGATTTCTGCATCCAGCGTGAAAGAGCTGAGAGAAATGACCGGTGCCGGTATCATGGACTGTAAAAGGGCATTGCAGGAAGCAGATGGCAATAAAGAAAAGGCAATCGATATCCTGAGGGAAAAGGGAATATCGGCTGCAGCAAAAAAGGCCGACCGTATCGCGGCGGAAGGAATCGTGGAGTCCTATATCCACATGGGCGGCAAGATCGGCGTTCTGGTTGAAGTGAACTGTGAAACCGACTTTGTTGCAAAAACACCGGAATTCAAGTCTTTCGTAAGAGATATTGCAATGCATGTTGCTGCAACCAATCCACAGTATCTCAGCAAGGAGGACGTCCCGGAAAAGGATGTAGCCAGGGAAAGCGAGATTCTCAGGGCGCAGGCATTAAGTGAGGGCAAGCCGGAGAAAATTGTCGATCGGATGGTGGAAGGCCGTCTTGAAAAATATTTCAAGGAAATATGCCTTTTGGAGCAGGCATTTGTCAAGGATCCGGACAAGACCATCCAGGATATTGTAAACGAACAAATTGCCAGGATTGGCGAAAATATCCGTATCCGAAGATTTGTCCGGTATGAAATGGGAGAAGGACTGGAAAAGAGACAGAACGATTTTGCAAAGGAAGTTATGGACCAGGCTCAGGGTTGA
- the rpsB gene encoding 30S ribosomal protein S2, with protein MAVVTMKQLLEAGVHFGHQTRRWNPKMAPYIFTDRNGIYIIDLQKTVRMLEEAYHFIRDTVMDGKDILFVGTKKQAQESIETEAKRCGMFYVNQRWLGGMLTNFKTIRMRIDRLNELDDMETNGAFDVLPKKEVIKLRLERGKLEKNLGGIREMKNLPAALFVVDPRKEHIAIAEARNLGIPVVAIVDTNCDPDEADYVIPGNDDAIRAVKLFASKIADAVLEGRQGEQMSEE; from the coding sequence ATGGCTGTTGTTACAATGAAACAGCTTCTGGAAGCAGGTGTTCATTTCGGACATCAGACCCGCAGATGGAATCCCAAGATGGCTCCTTACATTTTCACGGATCGGAATGGTATTTATATCATTGATCTGCAAAAGACCGTGCGCATGTTGGAGGAAGCCTATCATTTTATCCGGGATACTGTTATGGACGGAAAGGATATTCTGTTTGTCGGTACCAAGAAGCAGGCTCAGGAGTCCATTGAAACCGAAGCAAAACGCTGCGGTATGTTTTATGTCAACCAAAGATGGCTGGGCGGTATGCTTACAAATTTCAAGACCATACGTATGCGTATCGACCGTTTAAATGAACTGGATGACATGGAAACAAATGGCGCTTTCGATGTACTTCCCAAGAAGGAAGTCATCAAGCTGCGTCTGGAGCGGGGAAAGCTTGAAAAGAATCTGGGTGGTATCCGGGAAATGAAAAATTTACCCGCTGCATTGTTTGTGGTGGATCCGCGAAAAGAACATATTGCCATTGCAGAGGCTCGAAATCTGGGCATCCCTGTGGTAGCGATTGTGGATACCAACTGTGATCCGGATGAGGCGGATTATGTTATCCCCGGCAATGACGATGCGATTCGTGCAGTAAAGCTTTTTGCATCCAAGATTGCCGATGCTGTTCTGGAAGGCCGTCAAGGCGAGCAGATGAGCGAAGAATAG
- the ruvX gene encoding Holliday junction resolvase RuvX, whose protein sequence is MKILSMDVGDRRIGMAVSDDLGYTAQGITTLMRRSSQYDLQQIKKTVDQYQPDCIVMGLPKNMNGTLGFQGEKVKQFAEELKSILQQKIVFWDERLTTVSAHKAMLEADMSRKKRKERVDQVAAVLILQSYLDCQNRK, encoded by the coding sequence TTGAAGATCCTATCCATGGATGTCGGTGACAGGAGAATCGGCATGGCCGTAAGCGATGATCTGGGCTATACCGCTCAGGGGATTACAACTCTAATGCGGCGCAGTTCTCAATATGATCTGCAGCAAATAAAAAAGACAGTGGATCAGTACCAGCCGGATTGCATTGTTATGGGACTTCCAAAGAATATGAATGGCACTCTGGGATTTCAGGGAGAAAAAGTAAAGCAATTTGCAGAAGAGTTAAAATCTATATTGCAACAGAAAATCGTGTTCTGGGATGAGCGGCTGACTACGGTATCGGCTCATAAGGCAATGCTGGAAGCGGACATGAGCCGGAAGAAACGGAAGGAACGGGTGGATCAGGTCGCAGCAGTATTGATTCTGCAATCCTATTTGGACTGTCAGAACCGAAAATGA
- a CDS encoding aldo/keto reductase: MKYHILGNTGISVSEICFGSLTMGPMQKNLTLEEGSRVLDRAIDLGINFIDTADLYDTYPFIKRALKRKPDLVVATKSYAYDIPTAEKTLHRALKETGRDYVDLFLLHEQEGPLTLKGHAEALEYFNRQKEKGVIRAVGVSTHFVAAVRAAAEMENIDVIFPILNYRGLGVVDGSRTDMEQAIAEAWRMGKGIYTMKPFGGGHLIRDYKKALDYITAFPYHHSVAIGMQRTDEVDANVQYFADHTIPDGLAEKLRQYDRELSIEYWCQGCGACVKRCRQGALYLKDHKAHVDRSKCILCGYCGSVCKELAIKVV; the protein is encoded by the coding sequence ATGAAGTATCATATTTTGGGAAATACCGGAATATCTGTTTCCGAGATATGTTTTGGATCTTTGACGATGGGCCCGATGCAAAAGAATCTTACATTGGAGGAAGGTTCCCGGGTATTGGATCGGGCAATCGATCTGGGGATCAATTTTATTGATACGGCAGATTTATATGATACCTATCCCTTCATCAAAAGGGCTTTGAAGAGAAAACCGGATCTTGTTGTGGCGACAAAGTCCTATGCATATGATATCCCTACCGCGGAGAAGACATTACACCGGGCCCTGAAGGAGACCGGCAGGGATTATGTTGATTTGTTCCTGCTTCATGAACAGGAAGGCCCTCTTACGTTAAAGGGACATGCAGAGGCCCTGGAATATTTCAACCGGCAGAAAGAAAAGGGAGTGATCCGGGCGGTTGGCGTTTCCACGCATTTTGTTGCCGCTGTCCGGGCAGCTGCCGAAATGGAAAACATTGATGTCATTTTCCCCATTCTGAATTACCGCGGATTGGGCGTTGTGGACGGGAGCAGGACGGATATGGAGCAGGCAATCGCGGAAGCCTGGCGCATGGGCAAGGGCATTTATACCATGAAGCCCTTTGGCGGAGGACACCTCATCAGGGATTACAAAAAAGCGTTGGATTATATTACTGCATTTCCCTATCATCATTCCGTTGCGATTGGAATGCAGCGTACGGATGAGGTGGATGCCAACGTACAGTATTTTGCAGATCACACCATACCCGACGGCCTGGCGGAAAAGCTTCGTCAATATGACAGGGAACTCAGCATTGAGTATTGGTGCCAGGGCTGCGGGGCCTGTGTGAAAAGGTGCAGGCAGGGCGCCTTGTATCTAAAGGATCACAAGGCACATGTGGATCGGAGCAAGTGCATATTGTGCGGGTACTGCGGATCCGTATGCAAAGAGCTTGCTATTAAGGTGGTCTGA
- a CDS encoding IreB family regulatory phosphoprotein, producing the protein MNKDFQETMKFKLEKESSDTPREIFQKVFQALKEKGYDPINQLVGYFISGDPTYITSYRNARALIRRFERDELLEELVRFYMENNVGEDK; encoded by the coding sequence ATGAACAAGGATTTTCAGGAAACCATGAAGTTCAAGCTGGAAAAAGAGTCTTCGGATACGCCGAGAGAGATTTTCCAAAAAGTTTTCCAGGCTTTGAAGGAAAAAGGCTATGATCCCATTAATCAGCTGGTTGGTTATTTTATTTCAGGGGATCCAACCTATATTACCAGTTATCGGAATGCAAGGGCACTGATCCGCAGATTCGAGAGGGATGAGCTTTTGGAGGAGCTTGTCCGATTTTATATGGAAAACAATGTCGGGGAGGATAAATGA